The Chryseobacterium geocarposphaerae genome window below encodes:
- a CDS encoding nucleotide pyrophosphohydrolase: MEITNLQQQVDEWIKTIGVRYFNELTNMAMLTEEVGEVARIIARRYGEQSEKESDKSKDLGEELADVLFVTLCLANQTGVNLQEAFDKKMKIKTDRDKDRHQNNEKLK, translated from the coding sequence ATGGAAATTACAAATCTGCAGCAGCAGGTCGATGAATGGATAAAAACAATTGGTGTTCGTTATTTCAATGAACTTACCAATATGGCAATGCTGACGGAAGAAGTGGGAGAAGTGGCAAGAATCATTGCCAGAAGATATGGAGAGCAAAGCGAAAAGGAAAGTGATAAAAGCAAAGATCTTGGAGAGGAATTGGCAGATGTTTTATTTGTAACATTATGTTTGGCTAATCAGACCGGAGTGAATCTGCAGGAGGCTTTTGATAAGAAAATGAAAATAAAAACTGATCGCGATAAAGACCGTCATCAGAATAATGAAAAATTGAAATAG
- a CDS encoding 3-phosphoshikimate 1-carboxyvinyltransferase translates to MQKSIMKLEQSKLVGNQTIQISGSKSISNRLLILESLFKNIQIGNLSNSQDTQLLKKALSEDTEIVDIHHAGTAMRFLTSYYSIAEGKTTVLTGSGRMKERPIKNLVTALQNLGVEIEYLENEGFPPLKIKGRKITETKVDVPANISSQFITSLLLIAGKLEKGLEINLVGEVTSRSYIEMTLDILKKFGIQASFVGNLIKVEPFNESKPSSVNYEVESDWSSASYFYSFAALGRETIHLKSFYKESTQGDSAIAKIYEEFFGIQTVFTEAEHKITLQPDPNFQFPDKIVLDMNNCPDIAQTLCVTAAALKIPFEISGLGTLRVKETDRLLALYNELQKLGTETEITDTTIQSLNFKDPEENISIKTYQDHRMAMSFAPFCLIKELNIEDENVVEKSYPMFWEDLSKILIKQ, encoded by the coding sequence ATGCAGAAATCAATAATGAAGCTAGAACAATCAAAATTAGTCGGAAATCAAACCATACAAATCAGCGGTTCGAAAAGTATTTCGAATCGTTTGTTGATTTTAGAAAGTTTGTTTAAAAATATACAAATCGGGAATTTATCCAATTCTCAGGATACCCAATTGCTGAAAAAAGCATTGTCGGAAGATACTGAGATTGTAGATATTCACCATGCAGGAACAGCAATGCGGTTTCTTACTTCTTACTATTCTATCGCGGAAGGAAAAACTACAGTTCTTACCGGTTCCGGAAGAATGAAAGAACGCCCTATAAAAAATCTGGTTACCGCGTTACAAAATCTGGGCGTAGAAATTGAATACCTGGAAAATGAAGGATTTCCTCCTTTGAAAATTAAAGGAAGAAAAATAACAGAGACCAAGGTAGATGTTCCGGCCAATATTTCGAGCCAGTTTATCACCTCTCTCCTTTTGATTGCAGGGAAACTTGAAAAAGGACTGGAAATAAATCTTGTGGGTGAAGTTACTTCAAGATCTTATATTGAAATGACCCTGGATATTCTGAAAAAATTCGGAATACAGGCAAGTTTTGTCGGAAATTTAATTAAAGTAGAACCTTTTAATGAAAGCAAACCATCCTCTGTCAATTATGAGGTGGAAAGTGACTGGAGCTCAGCTTCATATTTTTACTCTTTTGCTGCACTTGGGAGAGAAACCATTCATTTAAAAAGCTTTTATAAAGAGTCCACACAGGGAGATTCTGCCATTGCAAAAATTTATGAAGAGTTTTTCGGAATACAAACGGTTTTTACAGAAGCAGAACATAAAATTACACTTCAGCCGGATCCAAATTTCCAATTCCCGGATAAAATCGTTCTGGACATGAATAACTGTCCAGATATCGCACAAACTCTTTGTGTAACTGCTGCCGCTTTGAAAATCCCTTTCGAAATTTCAGGATTGGGAACATTAAGAGTAAAGGAAACCGACAGACTGCTGGCTTTATATAATGAGTTACAAAAACTGGGAACTGAAACAGAGATCACAGATACAACCATACAATCCCTTAACTTTAAGGATCCCGAAGAGAATATTTCTATTAAAACCTATCAGGATCACAGAATGGCGATGAGTTTCGCACCGTTTTGCCTGATTAAAGAATTAAATATTGAAGATGAAAATGTAGTGGAAAAATCTTACCCGATGTTTTGGGAAGATCTATCAAAGATTTTAATCAAACAGTAA
- a CDS encoding SDR family oxidoreductase, whose translation MSKTIIITGTSSGIGFVLAEYFGKKGHRVYGLSRKHTESQYFTSIPTDVTDNDAVQNAIAQVLTKETKIDVLINNAGMGMVGAVEDSSKEDILRLFNLNLVGAVQMMSAVMPKMRENKFGQIINVSSIGSEMGLPFRGFYSASKSALDKVTEAMRYEVYPWNVNVCSLHLGDIKTNIAENRVRTKVSEPYKNVFDKVYALMNSHVGDGTEPLEVAEYVDALLNKNKWKAHYYFGKFGQKIGVPLKWILPQGTYENLMKKYNKLA comes from the coding sequence ATGTCAAAAACTATTATCATCACGGGAACATCATCAGGGATTGGTTTCGTGTTAGCAGAATATTTCGGAAAAAAGGGGCACAGAGTATACGGCTTAAGCAGAAAGCACACCGAAAGTCAATATTTCACGTCTATTCCTACAGATGTTACAGATAATGATGCGGTACAAAATGCTATCGCGCAGGTATTAACAAAGGAAACAAAAATCGATGTTCTGATCAACAATGCCGGAATGGGAATGGTAGGAGCTGTAGAAGATTCTTCAAAAGAAGATATTTTGAGGCTTTTCAACCTGAACCTGGTTGGGGCTGTCCAAATGATGAGTGCTGTAATGCCCAAAATGCGTGAAAACAAATTCGGGCAGATCATTAATGTTTCCAGTATCGGAAGTGAAATGGGATTGCCCTTCCGTGGGTTTTACTCTGCTTCAAAATCGGCTTTGGATAAAGTAACAGAAGCTATGAGATATGAAGTGTATCCTTGGAATGTGAATGTCTGCTCTCTTCATTTAGGGGATATTAAAACCAATATTGCAGAAAACCGTGTGAGAACAAAGGTTTCTGAACCGTATAAAAATGTCTTCGACAAAGTATATGCTTTGATGAATTCTCATGTTGGCGATGGAACTGAGCCTTTGGAAGTTGCGGAATATGTTGATGCTCTTTTAAATAAAAACAAATGGAAAGCTCACTATTATTTTGGTAAATTTGGGCAGAAAATAGGAGTTCCTTTAAAGTGGATTCTTCCGCAGGGAACTTACGAGAATTTAATGAAGAAATATAATAAACTTGCTTAA
- a CDS encoding BamA/TamA family outer membrane protein, with the protein MKLILNIFFVLLCVFTQAQKKHYWLIDSETNARKKVKDSTSAVKFLDSLAQGNYFLTQLKEVKVKGDSTEIFYDKGKNFNETFIDLSDSLAIKLKSKKEFFTKNLDSTKKSINKVYIDEGYSFSRIKAKYKGQKDGYPIVNLDINKNDKRTIDGFVMKGYVKVPKRFIKNLEKEFKGKTYDDKNLLAINKNFQSHPFLSLERQPQTLFTKDSTQIYLFLEKKKTNTFDGVIGFGNDKTDKFTLNGTLNVNFKNMFNGFETINLYWQRNPDKGQTFDLQTDIPYLFKSNVGMNMKINIFRQDSTYANVKMLPAFYYHINNRNKIGLRGTFETSSIIDTLYIQGKDYNKKGLGIWYEMTEPTDIDLFLYKTRINAGYDFLATTYTKDNIKANQNQLYFFGEHNYHINGNHFLNIKAEGAMMDSKVEFSANELYRFGGWNSMRGFNENSLAADFYYYGSLEYRYLIGSQAFFDVFGQYGQLNNKSLNVKPKLYSVGFGFNFFIPIGLMSFQLSNGNEFGNPFKFNDIKIHWGILSRF; encoded by the coding sequence TTGAAGTTAATTTTAAACATATTTTTTGTACTTCTTTGCGTTTTTACCCAAGCGCAAAAGAAACATTATTGGCTTATAGACTCCGAAACCAATGCAAGAAAAAAAGTAAAAGATTCAACTTCTGCGGTCAAGTTTTTAGATTCTCTGGCTCAGGGAAATTATTTTTTAACTCAATTAAAAGAAGTAAAAGTAAAAGGTGACAGCACCGAAATCTTTTATGATAAAGGGAAAAACTTCAATGAAACTTTTATTGATCTTTCGGATTCGTTAGCGATAAAGCTAAAATCTAAGAAAGAGTTTTTCACTAAAAATCTGGATTCTACCAAGAAAAGCATCAACAAAGTATATATTGATGAAGGCTATTCTTTCAGCAGGATCAAAGCGAAATATAAAGGACAGAAAGATGGCTATCCTATTGTAAATCTTGATATCAATAAAAATGATAAAAGAACGATTGACGGCTTTGTGATGAAAGGCTATGTAAAAGTTCCCAAAAGGTTTATAAAAAATCTTGAAAAAGAGTTCAAAGGTAAAACCTATGATGATAAAAATCTTTTAGCCATCAATAAAAACTTTCAAAGCCATCCATTCCTCTCTCTGGAAAGGCAGCCACAAACACTTTTTACAAAAGACTCTACGCAGATTTATCTTTTCCTGGAAAAGAAAAAGACCAATACTTTTGACGGGGTAATCGGTTTTGGAAATGATAAAACAGATAAATTTACCTTAAACGGAACCCTGAACGTGAATTTTAAGAATATGTTCAATGGTTTTGAAACCATTAATTTATACTGGCAGAGAAACCCGGATAAAGGACAGACATTTGACCTTCAAACGGACATTCCTTATCTTTTTAAATCGAATGTCGGGATGAATATGAAGATCAATATTTTCAGACAGGACTCTACGTATGCTAACGTAAAAATGCTGCCGGCTTTTTATTACCACATCAATAACAGAAATAAAATAGGACTTAGAGGAACTTTTGAAACATCCAGCATTATTGACACTTTATATATTCAGGGTAAAGATTATAATAAAAAAGGATTGGGTATCTGGTACGAAATGACGGAACCTACTGATATTGATCTTTTTCTTTACAAAACACGAATCAATGCAGGATATGATTTTTTAGCGACTACTTATACAAAAGATAATATTAAAGCCAACCAGAACCAGTTATATTTTTTTGGAGAGCACAATTATCATATCAACGGAAATCATTTCCTCAATATAAAAGCAGAAGGAGCAATGATGGATTCTAAGGTAGAATTTTCCGCCAACGAATTATACCGTTTCGGAGGGTGGAATTCCATGCGGGGATTCAACGAAAACTCTCTCGCCGCCGACTTTTATTATTATGGAAGTCTTGAATACCGATATTTAATTGGTAGCCAGGCTTTTTTTGATGTTTTCGGGCAGTATGGCCAGCTCAATAACAAATCTTTAAATGTGAAGCCCAAGCTCTATAGTGTCGGGTTCGGATTTAATTTCTTTATCCCTATCGGACTCATGAGCTTCCAGCTTTCCAATGGGAATGAATTTGGAAATCCATTCAAGTTCAATGATATCAAAATCCATTGGGGGATCTTAAGCAGATTCTAA
- a CDS encoding WxL protein host-binding domain-containing protein, whose product MIKRILFLLVFILHFTTLQASIVVLNGLTHFYKVENGQVYKGKVTLQNTGNMAQNVKIFLQDFSYRADGTTYYTAPHTNEKSNTDWIKLNTNLISLKAKERTEVYFEINVPDKIAQSGTYWSVIIVEPVEDIKPSNDNPGINITSVVRYAIQVITNYDTENVKPSLKFESVKIEKEGQQRIVKVGIANNGNLYCRPTANIEIYHRKTGEKVGTFSSMTMALLPNTSKSFNIDISKILPDKYNAVIIATDEDENAFALNVELEVKND is encoded by the coding sequence ATGATAAAGCGTATTTTATTTCTTCTTGTCTTTATTTTACACTTCACCACATTGCAGGCAAGTATTGTTGTACTCAATGGTCTTACTCATTTTTATAAAGTTGAGAACGGACAGGTATATAAAGGAAAAGTTACTTTACAGAACACCGGAAATATGGCTCAGAATGTAAAAATTTTCTTACAGGATTTTAGCTATCGAGCCGACGGAACTACCTATTATACGGCTCCTCATACAAATGAGAAATCAAACACTGACTGGATAAAGCTCAATACTAATTTAATAAGCCTTAAAGCTAAAGAAAGAACAGAGGTCTATTTTGAAATTAACGTTCCTGATAAAATTGCCCAGTCTGGCACTTATTGGAGTGTTATTATTGTTGAGCCCGTAGAAGATATAAAGCCTAGTAATGATAATCCGGGTATTAATATTACATCTGTAGTTCGATATGCCATTCAGGTCATTACCAATTATGATACTGAAAATGTAAAGCCTTCTCTTAAGTTTGAAAGTGTAAAAATTGAAAAAGAAGGGCAACAGCGAATTGTGAAAGTCGGGATTGCCAATAACGGGAACTTATATTGCAGACCTACGGCAAATATTGAAATATATCATCGCAAAACGGGAGAAAAGGTAGGTACATTTTCCAGTATGACCATGGCACTGCTCCCCAATACTTCAAAGTCTTTCAATATAGATATCAGTAAAATTCTTCCAGATAAATACAATGCTGTAATCATAGCTACTGACGAAGATGAAAATGCCTTTGCTCTTAATGTTGAATTAGAAGTTAAAAATGATTAG
- a CDS encoding COG1470 family protein, with product MIRKWIIYIILLFPVFIFSQKQSPEFVNKKDSLLPGSSTSVSFKIENKSQCSKTYLLNVETSDSFISPILSKDEITISALDHRIYIVPLRLSSEAPSGKYEISLHISEKDSENELTEKTEIIVSQNRNISITLLESPEFVKAGQVIKASFILKNNGNTKEYLAMESSNSLISQVNTLVLPPGASKVITVTKNTDPSLGKNDYQNLHLTARSMVNPDQAITAYSSVKIISTKPVEDDIYYRLPVSASLSFIGTRNRGIYQDGFQGEIYGKGSLTNKNTSQIEFHAVTQNPIEFNAFTPYEEYFINYKDANLFVHIGDKTYSASYLTEFARYGRGAEIRYDLKRLSIGAFYNHPRFFRDIKDEFNIYSKIKIKKESEITAGYLYKIPLSEKNNFTSANAQFSSNTHLPYLAGKFQLLTNLSASGEITYSKTNETEGTAYMLQTQANFSKVSGSLMYLKASPKFAGYFSNASTLNGNIQYKILKKVNLFANFIQDAKNYQRDTLLLAAPYRSYLQYGAQYNYIKTGSIMVYSGYQKYQDRLMPRQFDYDEKFFRVSVNQKIGEFNINLESQFGTTNNFLTGFSGNSTFYTANIGFEKFRTSFSLFGSYAITSRYQMQNQKQTYFGARAISRLSDKTNFSIFYQNNYMPEDYFKDRNLFEALFHHQLFKNHEIDISGRYNLQRGDLSNKDFIFSLRYTLRMNVPVQKIAEYTTLSGTINNLGVKKVDGIRLMMGNHITVTDKAGNYIFKNIPPGDYFLEIDRSSTQLNDIPYSSFPAALHLINKENIYNFGLTTAATIQGSISFNENEEKNHYVFAQYQSKKENKKSDGVIIEATNGEQTYRKICIIGEPFDFTYLRPGNWTVKIYRNGLDKRYKISTNLFQFVLKPSETKNIAISIVKQLTEIKYQQEGIKVGYNEIKKQK from the coding sequence ATGATTAGGAAATGGATCATATATATTATCCTATTATTCCCTGTATTCATCTTTTCTCAAAAACAATCTCCGGAATTTGTTAATAAAAAAGATAGTTTACTACCGGGAAGCTCTACTTCTGTTTCTTTTAAAATAGAAAATAAATCGCAGTGCAGTAAAACTTATCTTCTGAATGTTGAAACTTCTGATTCATTTATTAGTCCTATTCTTTCAAAAGATGAAATTACCATTTCGGCATTAGACCATAGAATTTATATTGTCCCTTTACGCCTATCTTCCGAAGCTCCTTCAGGAAAATATGAAATATCACTGCATATTTCCGAAAAAGATTCGGAAAATGAACTTACGGAGAAAACAGAAATTATTGTTTCCCAAAACCGGAATATTTCTATTACCTTATTAGAATCTCCGGAATTTGTAAAAGCCGGGCAAGTTATTAAAGCTTCTTTTATTCTAAAAAATAACGGAAATACTAAAGAGTATCTGGCAATGGAAAGCAGCAATTCATTGATTAGCCAGGTCAATACACTCGTTCTTCCTCCCGGGGCCAGTAAAGTAATTACAGTTACTAAAAATACAGATCCGAGTTTAGGAAAGAATGATTATCAGAATTTACATCTGACAGCCCGCTCCATGGTAAATCCGGATCAGGCTATCACCGCATACAGCAGTGTGAAAATTATTTCAACAAAACCTGTTGAGGATGATATTTATTACCGTCTTCCGGTTTCCGCTTCCCTTTCTTTTATCGGGACCCGGAACAGAGGCATTTACCAGGATGGTTTTCAGGGAGAAATTTATGGTAAAGGTAGTTTGACGAATAAAAATACCAGTCAGATTGAGTTTCATGCAGTAACCCAAAACCCGATTGAGTTCAATGCTTTTACCCCGTACGAAGAATATTTTATTAATTATAAAGATGCCAATCTTTTTGTACATATTGGGGATAAAACTTATTCAGCCTCTTATCTCACGGAATTTGCAAGATATGGACGAGGAGCAGAGATACGCTATGACTTAAAAAGACTGAGCATCGGTGCTTTCTATAACCATCCAAGATTCTTCAGGGACATTAAAGATGAATTCAACATTTATTCAAAAATTAAAATAAAAAAAGAATCGGAAATAACTGCCGGTTACCTTTATAAAATTCCTCTTTCTGAAAAAAACAACTTTACGTCGGCAAATGCTCAATTCAGCTCGAATACGCATTTACCCTATTTAGCAGGCAAGTTCCAACTTCTAACAAATCTTAGTGCCTCTGGAGAAATTACATATAGTAAAACAAATGAAACAGAAGGAACAGCTTATATGCTACAGACTCAGGCTAATTTCAGTAAAGTCAGCGGCAGTCTTATGTATTTAAAAGCCAGTCCTAAGTTTGCCGGCTATTTTTCTAATGCGAGTACTCTTAACGGAAATATTCAGTATAAAATTCTGAAAAAAGTCAATCTGTTTGCTAATTTCATTCAGGATGCCAAGAACTATCAAAGGGATACTTTATTATTAGCTGCTCCATACAGAAGCTATTTACAGTATGGCGCTCAATACAATTATATAAAAACAGGATCCATTATGGTATATAGTGGATATCAAAAGTACCAGGATCGCCTTATGCCAAGACAATTTGATTATGATGAAAAGTTTTTCAGAGTGAGTGTAAATCAGAAAATAGGAGAGTTCAATATTAATCTTGAAAGTCAGTTTGGCACTACCAATAACTTTCTGACCGGATTTTCCGGGAATTCTACTTTTTATACCGCTAATATTGGATTTGAGAAATTTAGAACTTCATTCAGCTTATTTGGGAGTTATGCAATTACCTCCAGATATCAGATGCAAAATCAAAAACAGACTTATTTCGGTGCCCGTGCTATCAGCAGATTATCTGATAAAACAAACTTCAGCATTTTTTATCAGAATAATTATATGCCTGAAGATTATTTTAAGGATAGAAATCTTTTTGAAGCTCTATTCCATCATCAGCTTTTCAAAAATCACGAAATTGATATATCAGGTCGTTACAATTTGCAGCGTGGGGATCTTTCCAATAAAGACTTTATATTTTCTTTACGTTATACGCTGCGAATGAATGTTCCTGTACAAAAAATAGCAGAATACACCACCTTATCCGGCACCATCAATAATCTTGGGGTAAAAAAAGTAGACGGAATACGATTAATGATGGGAAATCATATCACTGTTACAGATAAAGCAGGAAATTATATCTTTAAAAACATTCCTCCAGGAGATTATTTTCTCGAAATTGACAGATCAAGCACTCAGTTAAATGATATCCCTTATTCCAGTTTTCCTGCAGCATTACACCTTATCAATAAAGAAAACATTTATAATTTCGGTTTAACTACAGCAGCTACTATTCAGGGAAGCATATCATTCAATGAAAATGAAGAAAAGAATCACTATGTTTTTGCTCAATATCAGTCGAAAAAAGAAAATAAAAAAAGTGACGGTGTCATCATAGAAGCTACCAATGGAGAACAAACCTATCGAAAGATATGCATCATAGGAGAACCTTTTGATTTTACTTATTTACGCCCTGGAAACTGGACCGTAAAAATATATAGAAATGGCCTTGATAAAAGGTATAAAATATCTACCAATCTATTTCAATTTGTTTTAAAACCTTCTGAAACTAAAAATATAGCTATTAGTATTGTAAAGCAACTGACTGAAATTAAATATCAACAAGAAGGTATAAAAGTAGGATATAACGAAATAAAAAAGCAAAAATGA